TTGGGGCCCTGGCGATAGCGCTCGATTTTGAGCTCGTGCACCTGGCGTTCGGTGCGAACATACACCGTCAGCCCTTCCTCCAGGATCTCGGAGTCGGCGTTGAAAAGGTAGAGGCGCACATCGCCGTAGACCCCGTGCGGACGGCCGACCTTGGCCAGCTCCACGCGCTCGGTGGATGTCTTACTCATGGTTACGAACTCTCGGTGGGAGCAGGGGGGCCGACTCAGTCGACGATGTCGATGACCACCGGCAGGTGGTTGGGTACCGCCGCGGCTTCGACCAGCGTACGCATCGCGCGGGCGATGCGACCACCCCGACCGATCACGCGGCCGCGGTGACTCTCTTCAACGGCCAGTTCAATACGGAGCTGGTCGCGTAGCGTCTGCCCGCGAACTTCAAACTCCACGTCTTCATCGAGCAGCGAACTCGCCAGAAAGCGTACCAGGTCGACGTAGCTGTTGAGCGCGTCTTCGGGGGTGTGGTTGCTCATCGCAGGAGATCCTTATGCTGGAAATGCAACGAGCCCGTCATAAAAACGGGCTCGTCACGTGTACCTTCGAAGCTCAGAGGTGCTTAGCCCTCTTCGCCTTCGGCTTTGGTTTCGGCGTCGCCTTCGGCGGCCTCACCTTCAGCCGATTCGCCCTGAGCAGCCGCTTCTTCAGCAGCTTTCTTGGCGGCTTCTTCGGCTTTCTTGGCAGCTTCTTCCTCGGCCTTCTTGGCTTCAGCGGCCTTGGCCTCTTCAGCGATCTTGGCGCGAGCAGCTTCCAGAGCTTCTTTCTTGGCCAGCGCGGCGGCTTCCTTGGCGGCCTTCTCGGCACCTTCGGCGGCCAGGTCGATGCCCAGCTCGCCGCGGCGAAGCTTGCGGATCAGCGAACGGACGGTGTCGCTGGGCTGCGCGCCCACGCTCAACCAGTAGTCGACGCGCTCGCCATTGAGGCGAAGGGCGGCCGGCTCCTGCATCGGGTCATAGGTGCCCAGCACCTCAATAAAACGACCATCGCGAGGGGAGCGCTGGTCGGCGGCGACCACGCGGTAGAAGGGGCGCTTCTTGGCGCCGTGGCGTTGAAGTCGAAGTCGGACAGTCATGTGCGTTTCATCTCCGCTTTAATAAAGCTGGTTCGTACTGTGATTTCACTATGATTTCGAGCGCGCGGACCTGCAGCCAACAGTCCACGCATTTAGAGGACCGTGTAAAGGTGTGGCAACTTAAGGCGCTCCTTCGGTGCTGTCAAGAGCCCAGAGGGCCTTGCCAAAGCCGGCGTTCTCACTCGCCGACCGCCGCCGTGATGAGCGCGGCAAGTTCGCCGTTTTCGTGGAGCTGCATCAGGATGTCGGAGCCGCCGACAAATTCCCCGCCGACGTAGACCTGGGGGATGGTCGGCCAGCTGGAAAACTCCTTGATCCCCTGGCGCTTGGCCGGGTCGACCAGGATGTCGACCGCGTAAAAGGGCTTGTTGTAGCTGGCCAGAATCGCCGCGGCGCGCGCCGAAAACCCGCACATCGGCTGCTCGGGCTGCCCCTTCATGTACAGGACGACGGCGTGGTCGGCGACCTCGCGGGCGATCTCCGAGAGGACGTCGCCGCCTTCCTCGCGAGTGCGCGGGCGAGCGGCCTCAACGGACTTCTCCGGGTTAGCCAGGGGGAGAGAGATGGACTTCTTTTCGTCGCTCATAGGGGGTGCCTCGTGGTCCGATAAGTTTAGATGCTGAACGCTTGCGTTGATCCGGGCGTAAAATCCGCCCCTCAAAACGACCGGGGGACCGACTGCATTCCAGTCGGTTAGCCCCGGGCGTCCCACTCCTCGGGAGTGAATACTTCCAGGGTCAGCGCGTGAATCGGGCCTTTCATCTCTTCGGCCAGCGCCTGATAGATCGCCCGATGGCGCGCCACCAGCGTCTTGCCGGCGAAGTGCTCCGAGACCACCACGGCTTTGTAGTGATCCATCGTTCCGGTGAGATCCTGGACCTGAACCCGGGCGTCGGGCAGTGCGGCCTGAATCCGCTCCACGATTGTTTGCGCTTCGATCATATCTGGCCTCGTCTGGCGGCGTCGCTTTCAAAGGGAAAGGGCCCCCGCGCAACGCGTTTGGGAAGGGGGCCGGGACAAAGGCCTATTAGCTGCTCCCGGAGTCCGGCGCAAGCCACCGAGGGTTTGGAGGAGAGTGGGCGAGGCGCCGCCGGCGAGATCTTATTTGGTTCCCGCGCAACGGTGCTTACAGCTGCGCTGGGCCCGGTCCGAGGGACGTCCGGGGGTTTGTCTTGACCCCCAAAAGACCTTCTCACTATAAGGCAGGGCGCTCTTAGAGAGTTGATTTACCGCAACCACTATCAGGAAGGAGTTTCATGGCCACGAAGCGCATTCGAAAGGCTGCCGTCATCGGTTCTGGCGTCATGGGCAGCGGCATCGCCGCACATCTTGCCAACGCCGGCATCGAGGTCTATCTGCTTGATATCGTGCCCTTTAATCCGGGCGAGAAAGACGATGTCAACGACCCGGCGTTCCGCAACAGCATCGCGACCCGCAACAAGGCGCTGCTGGCCAAGACCAAGCCCTCGCCGATCTACAGCAAGCGCGATCTGGATCGGATCACCGTCGGCAACATGGACGACAACCTCGACTGGTTCGCCGAGGTCGACTGGATCGTTGAGGCCGTGCCCGAGACGATGGCGATCAAAAAGGCGACCTTCGATAAGGTCGAAGCCCACGTCAACGACCACGCCATCATCTCCTCGAACACCTCCGGCCTCTCTATTGAGGGCATGCTGGAAGGTCGCTCCGAGAGCTTTAAGAAGCGCTTTATCGTGACGCACTTCTTCAACCCGGTGCGCTACATGAAGCTCCTCGAGCTGGTCGAGGGCCCCGACACCGCGCCGGAAGTTGTGGACGCGATGGTGGAATTCGGCAGCGACGTGCTCGGCAAGGGTATCGTCTTTGGCAAGGACACCACCAACTTCATCGCCAACCGCATCGGCGTGCATGGCATGATGACCATCATGCACCTGATGAAGAAGTACGAGATGAGCATCGAAGGCGTCGATACCGTCTTCGGCAAAGCCATGGGTCGCCCGAAGTCGGCCGTCTTCCGCACCGCCGATATGGTCGGTCTGGATACCTTCGTGCACGTGGCTAAAAACTGCTACGACACGCTCACCGAAGATGAAGAGCGCGAGATCTTCCAGGTTCCCGACTTCATGGGCACCCTGGTCGAGAAGGGCCTCACCGGGCAGAAGGCTGGTGGTGGTTTCTACAAAAAGGGTAAGGGCGGCATCCAGACCCTGGATCTCAACACCCTTGCGTACCGCGACCGCGAAAAGCCCGAGTTTGCCTCCATCGGCAAAGCCAAGGGCGCGCCGGCGCAGCGTATCAAGAAGGTCGTGGTCGACGGCGACGATAAAGCCGCTGAATTCGCCCGCGAAGTCACCCTGCGCTCGCTCGCCTACACCGCGCGCCGCATGGGCGAGATCGCCGACGATGTGGTGAACATCGACCGCGGTATGCGCTGGGGCTTCAACTGGGATCTGGGTCCCTTCGAGACCTGGGACGCCCTGGGTCTTCAGTGGGCCTACGACCAGATGAAGGCGCACGACATTGAAGTTCCCGCCTGGATCGACGAGATGATCGCCTCGGGTGCCGAGAGCTTCTACAAGCAGGACGGAGCCACCGACCTCTACTACGACGTCGCCTCCAAGAGCTACAAGGCGATCGAGCGCAGCGAGAAGGCTATTAGCGTCGGTCTGCTTAAGCGTCAGGGCGCTACCAAGATCCTCGGCAACTCCTCGGCCTCGCTCCACGATATGGGCGACGGCGTGGCGCTGCTTGAGTTCCACACCAAGATGAACGCCATCGATCCTGAGCTCATCGAGATGATGCACCAGGCGATCGACGAAGTTGAGGCTAACTGGGAAGGTCTGGTCATCGGCAACGATGCCACCAACTTCTCGGCCGGTGCCAACCTGGTCCTGGTGTACATGAACGCGCAGTCTGGTCAGTGGGAGCCCATCGAGTCGATGGTCAAGTCCTTCCAGGATGCCAACCAGCGTATGCGTTACAGCTGGAAGCCGGTTGTCTCCGCGCCCAAGGGCCTGACGCTCGGTGGTGGCGCCGAGGTGACCATGGGCGCCAACGCCATTCAGGCGGCCGGCGAACTCTACATGGGCCTGGTGGAAGTCGGCGTGGGTCTGATTCCCGGCGGCGGCGGTAACCTGCAGCTGATGCGTAACGTCTTCGGGCCGCACTCCGACAACAAAGAGTTCGATCCCTTCCCCTTCCTGCGCAAGGTCTTCATGGCCATCGGGATGGGCGAGGTGGCCACGAGCGCCGAAGCTGCCCGGGAGTATGGTTTCCTCAACGCCAGCGATGGCGTGACCATCAACGCCGAGAACCTCCTCTTCGACGCCAAGCAGCGCGTTTTGGGGATGGCCCGTGCCGGCTTTAAGCCGCCGCGCCCCTCTAAGTTCCGTCTGCTCGGTCCGGACGGCGCCGCCACCATCGACATGCTCCTCTACAGCATGCAGGAAAACGGCGTGATCTCGGCCCACGATCGCCTCATCGGGCGTAAGCTCGCCAACGTGCTTTGCGGCGGTGAGACCAACCCCGCGACTCTGGTCGACGAGCAGACGCTGCTCGACCTGGAGCGCGAAGCCTTCATGTCGCTCTGTGGCGAAGAGAAGAGCCAGGCGCGTATGCAGTACATGGTGCTGAACAACAAGCCGCTGCGTAACTAAGCGCGATGGGTCTGCGGCCGGAATGGTCGGCCGCAGACCTCGGTTTGTTTTCCCGAACGAGTACCCCGGCGAGCGCCTCAAGCTGTGATGCCCGCCGAATCAGGAGATATACCTTATGACTTCTCTTCGTGACGTTGTGGTCGCCTCGTATGTGCGCACCCCCTTTACCCGTGCTTACAAAGGCGGCCTCAAAGATACCCGCCCCGACACCATGGCTGCGCTCGTGATCAAAGAAGCGGTCGCCAAGGTGAAAGGTCTTGACCCCGAAGACATTGGTGATGTGGCCATGGGCTGCGCGATGCCGGAGGCTGAGCAGGGCATGAACGTGGCCCGCATCGCCTCGGTGATGGCCGGTCTCCCCAACAGCGTCCCCGGGTTGACCGTCAACCGTTTCTGCTCCTCGGGTGTGCAGACCATCTCGCAGATGGCCGAGCGCATCATGGTGGGAGCGATGGACGTGGCCGTGGCCGGTGGCACCGAGTCGATGACCATGATCCCCATGGGCGGCAACAAGGTCTCGGCCAACCCGCAGACCATGGAAGAGTACCCCGAGATCTACATCCCGATGGGCACCACCGCTGAGAACGTGGCGAGTCGCTTTGAGGTTGCCCGCGAAGATCAGGACGCCTTCGCCCTGGCCAGCCACGAAAAAGCTCTCGCCGCATGGGAAGATGGCTTCCTCGCCGGCGAAGTGCTCCCGGTGAAGA
This window of the Lujinxingia litoralis genome carries:
- a CDS encoding KH domain-containing protein, yielding MSNHTPEDALNSYVDLVRFLASSLLDEDVEFEVRGQTLRDQLRIELAVEESHRGRVIGRGGRIARAMRTLVEAAAVPNHLPVVIDIVD
- the rpsP gene encoding 30S ribosomal protein S16; the encoded protein is MTVRLRLQRHGAKKRPFYRVVAADQRSPRDGRFIEVLGTYDPMQEPAALRLNGERVDYWLSVGAQPSDTVRSLIRKLRRGELGIDLAAEGAEKAAKEAAALAKKEALEAARAKIAEEAKAAEAKKAEEEAAKKAEEAAKKAAEEAAAQGESAEGEAAEGDAETKAEGEEG
- the grxD gene encoding Grx4 family monothiol glutaredoxin, encoding MSDEKKSISLPLANPEKSVEAARPRTREEGGDVLSEIAREVADHAVVLYMKGQPEQPMCGFSARAAAILASYNKPFYAVDILVDPAKRQGIKEFSSWPTIPQVYVGGEFVGGSDILMQLHENGELAALITAAVGE
- a CDS encoding BolA family protein, encoding MIEAQTIVERIQAALPDARVQVQDLTGTMDHYKAVVVSEHFAGKTLVARHRAIYQALAEEMKGPIHALTLEVFTPEEWDARG
- a CDS encoding 3-hydroxyacyl-CoA dehydrogenase/enoyl-CoA hydratase family protein; its protein translation is MATKRIRKAAVIGSGVMGSGIAAHLANAGIEVYLLDIVPFNPGEKDDVNDPAFRNSIATRNKALLAKTKPSPIYSKRDLDRITVGNMDDNLDWFAEVDWIVEAVPETMAIKKATFDKVEAHVNDHAIISSNTSGLSIEGMLEGRSESFKKRFIVTHFFNPVRYMKLLELVEGPDTAPEVVDAMVEFGSDVLGKGIVFGKDTTNFIANRIGVHGMMTIMHLMKKYEMSIEGVDTVFGKAMGRPKSAVFRTADMVGLDTFVHVAKNCYDTLTEDEEREIFQVPDFMGTLVEKGLTGQKAGGGFYKKGKGGIQTLDLNTLAYRDREKPEFASIGKAKGAPAQRIKKVVVDGDDKAAEFAREVTLRSLAYTARRMGEIADDVVNIDRGMRWGFNWDLGPFETWDALGLQWAYDQMKAHDIEVPAWIDEMIASGAESFYKQDGATDLYYDVASKSYKAIERSEKAISVGLLKRQGATKILGNSSASLHDMGDGVALLEFHTKMNAIDPELIEMMHQAIDEVEANWEGLVIGNDATNFSAGANLVLVYMNAQSGQWEPIESMVKSFQDANQRMRYSWKPVVSAPKGLTLGGGAEVTMGANAIQAAGELYMGLVEVGVGLIPGGGGNLQLMRNVFGPHSDNKEFDPFPFLRKVFMAIGMGEVATSAEAAREYGFLNASDGVTINAENLLFDAKQRVLGMARAGFKPPRPSKFRLLGPDGAATIDMLLYSMQENGVISAHDRLIGRKLANVLCGGETNPATLVDEQTLLDLEREAFMSLCGEEKSQARMQYMVLNNKPLRN
- a CDS encoding thiolase family protein, translating into MTSLRDVVVASYVRTPFTRAYKGGLKDTRPDTMAALVIKEAVAKVKGLDPEDIGDVAMGCAMPEAEQGMNVARIASVMAGLPNSVPGLTVNRFCSSGVQTISQMAERIMVGAMDVAVAGGTESMTMIPMGGNKVSANPQTMEEYPEIYIPMGTTAENVASRFEVAREDQDAFALASHEKALAAWEDGFLAGEVLPVKTQVVGPDGKRHDVTVDKDDGPRPGSSVEALAKLRPAFNPKGSVTAGNASPLTDGAAAVVLMSKEKADELGVKPMGYYRAFQVAGVDPDIMGIGPVPAIRKLLKATGLSIEDIDLFEINEAFASQAVYCARELGVDPAKLNIHGGAIALGHPLGVSGTRMAGTLLRSLEKTGGRYGIVSMCIGGGMGAAALFERVED